The genomic region AAACTATCGGAATTGGTATATTCAATATCAAACTTTCAATAAGCTTTGACGAAAAAGAGTCAGGCCATCGGTGATTTCGTTGATAATCAGGGTTAAGTCTAATCACCTCCCTTTTTATTTTTTTGACTAGTGTTTCTAAGTCATACTCTACCGTCTGTGTTTTAACAGTCCGCTCTTTGGCTTTTTGCTGAATGGCTTCCAACTGCTCTTTTAACATAAATTTCACTTCCGTTTGCATATATAGGCTTTTATCTGTCAACGCTCAACCCTTACGACCATATTACACTAATCAACTGGTGGCCAATGCTCAAAAAATTCCTTCCCTCCGCCTCAGTACATGCTGCTCAACCTATGCTAATGGAGAGGAAACGCTACTACGCGGTTGTTTAGATTTGTACTGTTTATCTGTACATACTAGCCGTTTAATCAGGCTATTGTCCTAGCATCATGTGATGCTTTGGGCATGTGCAACCTTATTTTGGCGATATCACTCGCAGACAGTCCGCTTTTGGCAGATTGCGATCGATCGGCAAGGGCTGTAATCGATCCGAAACGGCCGTTCACCAACCGCCAATAACGACCATTTGAAGGTATCGACGAAACTAGGGATTTAGATGCTGAGAATCATTCACATCGATACTCTCCACGCGCTTACCTCATTAGGCAAATATAGAGGCTAGCGCCGTTCCTGAAAGCACCACCGCGACAAGAGCCACGGCCTGCTGCCGCAGCCAGCCGGGCTTGGCCAGCAACTTCGCTTCTAACTGCTCAATCCGAGCTTGAGTTTGTTGCTGATTCTCCAGTAATTCTGTCATCTTCGACTCAACGCGTTTCAAACGCTTGTCTAGCGCCTCGTTTGCATCACTCATCCCTTTCAACGACACAGTCATCAAGGTCGAGAGGTTTTCTCTCGCCTGGAATTCACTGCCGAGCAGCTTGGTCACTCGCTCGATCTGCTTCTGCTGGATCCCCTGAGCCTCCCCCTGCTCGGCTAACTGACGCGAGCACGATGCATTGAGTTGTTCCTGCATTCGCGAGCCGCTCGAGAAGGCCAGACTCAATGCATGCAAATCCGTCTCATGGCCGTTCTGCGCGGCGGCCAGTTGGTTCACTGCATGCCTGCAGTACTCATAGCCATCTGCCAATGCCAACAGTTCATCGATTTGATGCTTGAACTCGTAGAGCACCACCAGCGCCCCGCCCTGATTACCTTCCAGGGTCTCGGTATCCTTTTGCAGGCGTTCGATCTCGTACACTAGGGCATCATTGAAACCGCGCAGTACGCTGTTGTTCACGGTATGCACCTGGGTCACCAGTTGCACTACGCTCTGCGTCACCTCAAGGCTCGCGCCAAATTCGGTCAGCAATTTGGCCAGGTCTTTGTCATTCCTACCCGACAAGCCACCCCAGAACGAGTCCCAACTGCCCTGATTCTGAAAGTCGTTCAATTGCTCTCTGGTCTTTGAACCACGTTGTATCGCGGCGTTGAGCTTCTTCAGGCCCTCATGGAAGTCTTTCAGTTGGTTCTCTTCAGAACGTGGCGTCGGCAACAACTGCTGCACCGGTTGAAGGACTAAGTCATCGGCGAGCGACCTAGTAAGTACAACTCTGCCACCCAGAAAATTGAACATGTCAGGGCTCCTGAGAAATACGGTTTGGCAAGAGTGCCGAAAAATCGATTGCACGCACGCTGGTGTGCCTTGCCAGCCGTTCGCGGTGGTCTATTACTTCCCTCGCCAGCGCATCTACCGAATGTGCATATTCGATAAGCCCTTCGGCTAGCAGCCATTCGTTTTCCTGCACCTTAATAAGCTGCAGCGCCGCCTCTCGCTTGGCTTCCAGCGACTCGCTCCACCCAGTCTTGAAATCCACCAGGTAGGCAACGATAGAAGGCACGAGGTTCTGCAAGTGATAGCTGCACAGCCCGAAACCGATGGCTGACAGCACACAGGATATATAGGGGGCTGCTACCCCGGTCAGCGGAACCAGTTGCGACTCTATCACCGGTTCCAGGCCGTCCCAGAGTACCAACGTGCCGCTGACGACTACGGTCTCGACGACCTTCTGAATCAGCTCTTCCCGGCTCATCGACTGCGCGCCGCTGTACAGTTGCCAGGTGCCGTGAGCGAGGTCGAAAAGGTTGCGGGCGAGGTTATAGACTTGGCGGATAGCCTTGGACAAGGCATTGACGATGAATTCGACGATGCCGTTGAGCAGCTTCAGGGGCGCCTCAATGATTTTCTCGATCACCACCCAGATCTTTTTGAGGAATCGCTCCACGCGCTGTTTCAGACGAGTAGCGCCCCCCATGAACACGTCGACCAGTTCATCTTTTACGGCCATGACTGCGGCTGTAGTCAGTTGTTCCAGCAATTGCCAGCCTGAGTTTTTCAGCGCTTCTTTGCCAGCACCCAGCGCGACATCAGCGGCATTGCCAAGGGAGTCTTTGAGCTTCTTGGCTTCGATATTGCTGCGAATGCCTTGTTCCTGCTGCAGTTCCTGACGCTTATTGATTGGCGGCTTTTCGGTTCTGATAAGGTGTGCCTCCAGGGCAGCAGCTGTTTCGGCCGAGTCCATGGTCATGAATTTCACCTTGCATCCCGCTTCGAGTTGCTCGGAAAGCTTATACGGTTCGCCTTTCTTGTTGCCGTTACGGTGGTCGTTCAGGTGCCCGTTCTGCCAACGCTGCCGCACGTTGGTGCTATCGCCGATGTAGACCAGCTTGCCACCCGCGTCATACACCACATACACGCCAGGCTTTTCGGGCAGTTGGTTGGTGCTGGAGGTATCCGCAGCGCTGAGATCGATCTCTCCATCGAACTGCAAAGTAGCAAGTGAACCGATTCC from Pseudomonas yamanorum harbors:
- a CDS encoding GIY-YIG nuclease family protein; translation: MDPQYEQQSLSPLANLIVDRAIENTNRKLIAGFRNKKNSRPNAKTADPMQAGKDTLAATSAKSAMDVANRGGAWKEILLKSLSAGIGSLATLQFDGEIDLSAADTSSTNQLPEKPGVYVVYDAGGKLVYIGDSTNVRQRWQNGHLNDHRNGNKKGEPYKLSEQLEAGCKVKFMTMDSAETAAALEAHLIRTEKPPINKRQELQQEQGIRSNIEAKKLKDSLGNAADVALGAGKEALKNSGWQLLEQLTTAAVMAVKDELVDVFMGGATRLKQRVERFLKKIWVVIEKIIEAPLKLLNGIVEFIVNALSKAIRQVYNLARNLFDLAHGTWQLYSGAQSMSREELIQKVVETVVVSGTLVLWDGLEPVIESQLVPLTGVAAPYISCVLSAIGFGLCSYHLQNLVPSIVAYLVDFKTGWSESLEAKREAALQLIKVQENEWLLAEGLIEYAHSVDALAREVIDHRERLARHTSVRAIDFSALLPNRISQEP